From Nematostella vectensis chromosome 14, jaNemVect1.1, whole genome shotgun sequence, a single genomic window includes:
- the LOC116608606 gene encoding FAS-associated death domain protein-like isoform X1: MAQVRKLLNSIGQELTKENITALKHECADVIPAGRAEEISTPFQLYEELIRMDKLGDDNLEYLGERLRSIGRQDLKDKLLETSVSTTVQRNLVTQEIITSIAEEISIDWKDVGRRLKLKESILDNIEDENRKTKEKSTQMLNKWKQLNAASATIQVLMVALKQAGRRDIAETLEEMTQVHASEQDDVRTATTALEKLELSADGFSDRGKPLTTPEK; this comes from the exons ATGGCCCAAGTGAGGAAGCTGTTGAATAGCATAGGGCAAGAACTCACAAAAGAGAACATCACTGCATTGAAGCATGAGTGTGCTGATGTTATTCCGGCAGGTAGAGCTGAAGAAATCTCTACACCCTTTCAGCTTTACGAGGAGTTGATCCGAATGGACAAGTTAGGTGATGACAATCTCGAATATCTTGGAGAGCGGCTGAGAAGTATTGGGAGACAGGATTTAAAGGATAAATTACTTGAAACGTCAG TAAGTACGACTGTGCAAAGAAACCTTGTCACTCAAGAGATAATCACCTCTATAGCGGAGGAAATAAGCATTGACTGGAAAGATGTTGGAAGAAGGTTAAAATTAAAGGAAAGTATACTTGACAATATAGAGGACGAGAACCGTAAGACAAAGGAGAAATCTACCCAAATGCTTAATAAATGGAAACAGCTAAATGCAGCATCTGCTACTATTCAAGTATTGATGGTTGCATTGAAGCAAGCAGGAAGGAGAGATATAGCAGAGACATTGGAAG AAATGACTCAAGTGCATGCCTCAGAGCAAGATGATGTCCGTACAGCCACCACAGCATTGGAGAAATTGGAGCTATCAG CAGATGGTTTCAGTGACAGGGGAAAGCCTTTAACCACTCCTGAAAAGTGA
- the LOC116608606 gene encoding FAS-associated death domain protein-like isoform X2 yields MAQVRKLLNSIGQELTKENITALKHECADVIPAGRAEEISTPFQLYEELIRMDKLGDDNLEYLGERLRSIGRQDLKDKLLETSVSTTVQRNLVTQEIITSIAEEISIDWKDVGRRLKLKESILDNIEDENRKTKEKSTQMLNKWKQLNAASATIQVLMVALKQAGRRDIAETLEEMTQVHASEQDDVRTATTALEKLELSDGFSDRGKPLTTPEK; encoded by the exons ATGGCCCAAGTGAGGAAGCTGTTGAATAGCATAGGGCAAGAACTCACAAAAGAGAACATCACTGCATTGAAGCATGAGTGTGCTGATGTTATTCCGGCAGGTAGAGCTGAAGAAATCTCTACACCCTTTCAGCTTTACGAGGAGTTGATCCGAATGGACAAGTTAGGTGATGACAATCTCGAATATCTTGGAGAGCGGCTGAGAAGTATTGGGAGACAGGATTTAAAGGATAAATTACTTGAAACGTCAG TAAGTACGACTGTGCAAAGAAACCTTGTCACTCAAGAGATAATCACCTCTATAGCGGAGGAAATAAGCATTGACTGGAAAGATGTTGGAAGAAGGTTAAAATTAAAGGAAAGTATACTTGACAATATAGAGGACGAGAACCGTAAGACAAAGGAGAAATCTACCCAAATGCTTAATAAATGGAAACAGCTAAATGCAGCATCTGCTACTATTCAAGTATTGATGGTTGCATTGAAGCAAGCAGGAAGGAGAGATATAGCAGAGACATTGGAAG AAATGACTCAAGTGCATGCCTCAGAGCAAGATGATGTCCGTACAGCCACCACAGCATTGGAGAAATTGGAGCTATCAG ATGGTTTCAGTGACAGGGGAAAGCCTTTAACCACTCCTGAAAAGTGA